A region from the Salvelinus fontinalis isolate EN_2023a chromosome 23, ASM2944872v1, whole genome shotgun sequence genome encodes:
- the LOC129820716 gene encoding fibrous sheath CABYR-binding protein-like encodes MKMKTLVLLLLSLAVALGRPHGVMDEWIDEWKPSLHQREIYPVLRDVEKPAGWNTEAIVKQTQLSSVVEEKPNELNPLVQEKPEELSPLVQENLVEPSLDLQVIPVRHEKTAEWMPVVQKKPETEDTVELEKKVEKAQEKPVEKAQEKPVEKAQEKPIEKAQEKPIEKAHEKPVEKAQEKPVEKAQGKPVEKAQEKPVEKAQEKPIEKAQEKPVEKAQEKPIEKAQEKPVEKAQEKPIEKAQEKPIEKAQEKSIEKAQEKPVEKAQEKPVEKAQEKPVEKAQEKPEELSPPVQEKRGELSPPVHVKREELSPPVQEKTEELSPAAEEKPEALSPDDQEKPEALSPVEQEKPREDVAPVVVEELVEVGPAAEEEAQPEQEMEAEMKEDLLRMEDPEMGKPKMEEAEMGLNMEQPEMEELEMEGKETEELEMEEPEVPRVKMEPEIEMETEVEMAFAMDEGLTYQEEGPLMEGENVMAEEPIMDLEPLPEDSLIEQYWRGGSPMDGNKMSPEIMYNFDLEEEPMTELEPLLREGPSLEEDDEYVIAEQPIMELEPEIRGVPFGENPITTDYAIKGEKPVRELMEDMGPMMEREYFLAEEPIMELEPEMREGLYTGHYPMTDSAVMVEEPMMELEPLEEKRRLREERLLLEEGVRVRERPLMEQPMMGEGPMMDGEARMWVEPEREKRSLNMEEVGLRENTAQRQPTGRSSCSGVVLEGKCYQFFRGPKTASDAEFYCQANFPPGHLASITSPTIHRQVMDLMLQQIGGYTRTWVGGLRYLDTGRFIWLDGAHWSYGDWLPGEPNYTAGVENCLELLALGNGKFNDMPCWDLRAFVCSHPV; translated from the exons atgAAGATGAAGACTCTGGTCTTACTGTTGTTGAGCCTGGCAG TGGCTCTAGGGAGACCACATGGAGTCATGGATGAATGGATTGATGAATGGAAACCATCTTTGCACCAGAGAGAGATCTACCCAGTCCTGAGAGACGTggagaaaccagctggctggaaCACTGAGGCGATTGTAAAACAAACCCAGCTTAGTTCCGTGGTGGAGGAGAAACCTAATGAACTGAACCCTCTAGTGCAGGAGAAACCAGAAGAGCTGAGCCCCCTGGTGCAAGAGAATCTAGTGGAACCCAGCCTGGATTTACAGGTGATTCCAGTAAGACATGAAAAAACAGCTGAATGGATGCCAGTGGTTCAAAAGAAACCAGAGACAGAAGACACTGTGGAGCTGGAGAAGAAAGTAGAGAAAGCCCAGGAGAAACCAGTAGAGAAAGCCCAGGAGAAACCAGTAGAGAAAGCCCAGGAGAAACCAATAGAGAAAGCCCAGGAGAAACCAATAGAGAAAGCCCATGAGAAACCAGTAGAGAAAGCCCAGGAGAAACCAGTAGAGAAAGCCCAGGGGAAACCAGTAGAGAAAGCCCAGGAGAAACCAGTAGAGAAAGCCCAGGAGAAACCAATAGAGAAAGCCCAGGAGAAACCAGTAGAAAAAGCCCAGGAGAAACCAATAGAGAAAGCCCAGGAGAAACCAGTAGAGAAAGCCCAGGAGAAACCAATAGAGAAAGCCCAGGAGAAACCAATAGAGAAAGCCCAGGAGAAATCAATAGAGAAAGCCCAGGAGAAACCAGTAGAGAAAGCCCAGGAGAAACCAGTAGAGAAAGCCCAGGAAAAACCAGTAGAGAAAGCCCAGGAGAAACCAGAAGAACTGAGCCCTCCGGTGCAGGAAAAACGAGGAGAACTGAGCCCTCCAGTGCATGTGAAACGAGAAGAACTGAGTCCTCCAGTGCAGGAAAAAACAGAAGAACTGAGCCCTGCCGCAGAGGAGAAACCAGAAGCACTGAGCCCTGATGATCAGGAGAAACCAGAAGCACTGAGCCCTGTCGAACAGGAGAAACCACGGGAAGATGTGGCCCCTGTGgttgtagaggagttggtggagGTGGGCCCAGCAGCAGAGGAGGAGGCTCAGCCTGAGCAGGAGATGGAGGCTGAGATGAAAGAGGATCTACTGAGGATGGAAGATCCCGAGATGGGGAAACCAAAGATGGAAGAAGCAGAGATGGGATTAAATATGGAACAACCAGAGATGGAAGAACTAGAGATGGAAGGAAAAGAAACGGAAGAACTAGAAATGGAGGAACCAGAAGTACCAAGGGTAAAAATGGAACCTGAAATAGAAatggagacagaggtggagatgGCGTTTGCAATGGATGAGGGGCTCACCTACCAAGAGGAGGGCCCTCTTATGGAGGGTGAAAATGTCATGGCTGAAGAGCCAATCATGGATTTGGAACCACTACCAGAGGACAgtttgattgaacagtattggAGAGGAGGCAGTCCTATGGATGGCAACAAGATGTCTCCAGAAATTATGTATAATTTTGATCTGGAAGAGGAGCCAATGACAGAACTAGAGCCGTTGCTAAGGGAGGGGCCTAGCCTGGAGGAAGACGATGAGTATGTCATAGCGGAACAACCAATCATGGAACTGGAGCCTGAAATTAGGGGTGTGCCTTTTGGAGAGAATCCAATCACGACAGATTACGCCATCAAGGGAGAGAAGCCAGTGAGGGAACTGATGGAAGACATGGGGCCTATGATGGAGAGGGAGTACTTCCTGGCTGAGGAACCAATCATGGAGCTGGAACCTGAAATGAGGGAGGGGCTATACACTGGGCATTATCCAATGACAGACTCAGCTGTGATGGTAGAGGAGCCAATGATGGAGTTGGAACCTCTAGAAGAGAAGAGGCGTCTTCGGGAAGAGCGTTTGCTTTTGGAGGAGGGGGTTCGAGTAAGAGAGAGGCCTCTCATGGAGCAGCCAATGATGGGCGAGGGCCCCATGATGGATGGAGAGGCGCGCATGTGGGTGGaaccagagagggagaagcggTCTTTAAATATGGAGGAGGTGGGGCTACGGGAGAACACGGCCCAACGTCAACCTACAG GGAGGAGCTCCTGCAGTGGTGTGGTCCTGGAGGGGAAATGCTACCAGTTCTTCAGAGGCCCAAAGACAGCTTCAGATGCTGAG TTCTACTGCCAGGCTAACTTCCCTCCGGGCCACCTGGCATCCATCACCAGTCCGACCATCCACAGACAGGTCATGGACCTCATGCTGCAACAGATCGGAGGATACACACGCACCTGGGTTGGAGGACTACGCTACCTGGAC ACTGGTCGCTTCATCTGGTTGGACGGTGCCCACTGGTCCTATGGGGATTGGTTGCCTGGCGAGCCCAATTACACGGCAGGGGTGGAGAACTGTCTGGAGCTACTGGCACTTG GAAATGGGAAGTTCAATGATATGCCGTGCTGGGATCTGCGAGCGTTTGTCTGCTCTCACCCTGTCTAG
- the LOC129820717 gene encoding junctional adhesion molecule 2A-like isoform X1: MRWSPSGARTWKTSGTSQVWNLIRLVWSECSQTLKSISRIFQFTAQSCVRTMDSTGILSLTLLLLLSQSPACLSLTVSTSKAKMEVHENTDAVLSCQFETDKETNPRIEWKKKGKDIHLVYFDGKFTGSFAGRAKIEGATVTLHAVTQKDSGLYRCEVSAPADHTNLGEVNITLNVLVPPHTPFCEVPSSVLSGAGVELHCKDKPSVPPPTYLWYKDNKALRATHTPDISYSMDTDTGTLKIKSVSKADSGQYRCEVSNSVGASKSSVAHHMKVIEYPLSMTTLIVGAVGLFLLILMCCLDVCLPLTGLLQKGPPPPPTRNPKNYKHTQSFMT; this comes from the exons ATGAGATGGTCTCCATCGGGAGCGCGCACATGGAAAACTTCAGGAACTTCTCAAGTCTGGAATCTCATCCGTCTCGTGTGGAGCGAGTGTTCTCAGACACTCAAGAGTATTTCCAGGATATTTCAGTTCACTGCTCAGTCGTGTGTAAGAACTATGGACAGCACGGGGATTTTGTCTCtcacccttctcctcctcttgtcACAGA gtcctgCCTGCCTCTCTTTGACAGTGAGCACCAGTAAGGCCAAAATGGAGGTCCATGAGAACACag aCGCTGTGCTGTCCTGTCAGTTCGAGACAGATAAGGAGACTAACCCTCGTATTGAGTGGAAGAAGAAAGGGAAGGACATCCACTTAGTTTATTTCGATGGAAAATTCACCG GATCCTTTGCAGGTCGGGCCAAGATCGAGGGGGCAACGGTGACGCTGCATGCCGTTACCCAAAAGGACTCTGGGTTGTACCGCTGTGAGGTCAGCGCACCAGCAGACCACACCAACCTAGGAGAGGTCAACATCACCCTCAACGTACTGG TGCCCCCCCACACCCCGTTCTGTGAGGTGCCCAGCTCAGTGCTGTCTGGGGCAGGTGTAGAGCTCCACTGTAAGGACAAACCCAGTGTGCCCCCTCCTACCTACCTCTGGTACAAAGACAACAAGGCCCTGAGGGCCACACACACCCCTGACATCTCCtatagcatggacactgacacgGGAACGCTG AAGATTAAGAGTGTGTCCAAGGCCGACTCGGGCCAGTACCGCTGTGAAGTTTCCAATAGTGTGGGGGCGTCCAAAAGCTCTGTGGCCCATCACATGAAGGTCATAGAAT ATCCGTTGAGCATGACGACACTGATAGTCGGAGCTGTAGGCCTCTTCCTGCTCATCCTCATGTGCTGCCTGGATGTGTGTCTCCCATTGACAGGGCTGCTGCAAAAAGG tccacctcctcctcccaccagAAAT CCCAAGAACTACAAACACACCCAGTCCTTCATGACCTGA
- the LOC129820717 gene encoding junctional adhesion molecule 2A-like isoform X3: protein MRWSPSGARTWKTSGTSQVWNLIRLVWSECSQTLKSISRIFQFTAQSCVRTMDSTGILSLTLLLLLSQSPACLSLTVSTSKAKMEVHENTGSFAGRAKIEGATVTLHAVTQKDSGLYRCEVSAPADHTNLGEVNITLNVLVPPHTPFCEVPSSVLSGAGVELHCKDKPSVPPPTYLWYKDNKALRATHTPDISYSMDTDTGTLKIKSVSKADSGQYRCEVSNSVGASKSSVAHHMKVIEYPLSMTTLIVGAVGLFLLILMCCLDVCLPLTGLLQKGPPPPPTRNPKNYKHTQSFMT from the exons ATGAGATGGTCTCCATCGGGAGCGCGCACATGGAAAACTTCAGGAACTTCTCAAGTCTGGAATCTCATCCGTCTCGTGTGGAGCGAGTGTTCTCAGACACTCAAGAGTATTTCCAGGATATTTCAGTTCACTGCTCAGTCGTGTGTAAGAACTATGGACAGCACGGGGATTTTGTCTCtcacccttctcctcctcttgtcACAGA gtcctgCCTGCCTCTCTTTGACAGTGAGCACCAGTAAGGCCAAAATGGAGGTCCATGAGAACACag GATCCTTTGCAGGTCGGGCCAAGATCGAGGGGGCAACGGTGACGCTGCATGCCGTTACCCAAAAGGACTCTGGGTTGTACCGCTGTGAGGTCAGCGCACCAGCAGACCACACCAACCTAGGAGAGGTCAACATCACCCTCAACGTACTGG TGCCCCCCCACACCCCGTTCTGTGAGGTGCCCAGCTCAGTGCTGTCTGGGGCAGGTGTAGAGCTCCACTGTAAGGACAAACCCAGTGTGCCCCCTCCTACCTACCTCTGGTACAAAGACAACAAGGCCCTGAGGGCCACACACACCCCTGACATCTCCtatagcatggacactgacacgGGAACGCTG AAGATTAAGAGTGTGTCCAAGGCCGACTCGGGCCAGTACCGCTGTGAAGTTTCCAATAGTGTGGGGGCGTCCAAAAGCTCTGTGGCCCATCACATGAAGGTCATAGAAT ATCCGTTGAGCATGACGACACTGATAGTCGGAGCTGTAGGCCTCTTCCTGCTCATCCTCATGTGCTGCCTGGATGTGTGTCTCCCATTGACAGGGCTGCTGCAAAAAGG tccacctcctcctcccaccagAAAT CCCAAGAACTACAAACACACCCAGTCCTTCATGACCTGA
- the LOC129820717 gene encoding junctional adhesion molecule 2A-like isoform X2, translated as MRWSPSGARTWKTSGTSQVWNLIRLVWSECSQTLKSISRIFQFTAQSCVRTMDSTGILSLTLLLLLSQSPACLSLTVSTSKAKMEVHENTDAVLSCQFETDKETNPRIEWKKKGKDIHLVYFDGKFTGSFAGRAKIEGATVTLHAVTQKDSGLYRCEVSAPADHTNLGEVNITLNVLVPPHTPFCEVPSSVLSGAGVELHCKDKPSVPPPTYLWYKDNKALRATHTPDISYSMDTDTGTLKIKSVSKADSGQYRCEVSNSVGASKSSVAHHMKVIEYPLSMTTLIVGAVGLFLLILMCCLDVCLPLTGLLQKGKRGPVSRQGTVADNL; from the exons ATGAGATGGTCTCCATCGGGAGCGCGCACATGGAAAACTTCAGGAACTTCTCAAGTCTGGAATCTCATCCGTCTCGTGTGGAGCGAGTGTTCTCAGACACTCAAGAGTATTTCCAGGATATTTCAGTTCACTGCTCAGTCGTGTGTAAGAACTATGGACAGCACGGGGATTTTGTCTCtcacccttctcctcctcttgtcACAGA gtcctgCCTGCCTCTCTTTGACAGTGAGCACCAGTAAGGCCAAAATGGAGGTCCATGAGAACACag aCGCTGTGCTGTCCTGTCAGTTCGAGACAGATAAGGAGACTAACCCTCGTATTGAGTGGAAGAAGAAAGGGAAGGACATCCACTTAGTTTATTTCGATGGAAAATTCACCG GATCCTTTGCAGGTCGGGCCAAGATCGAGGGGGCAACGGTGACGCTGCATGCCGTTACCCAAAAGGACTCTGGGTTGTACCGCTGTGAGGTCAGCGCACCAGCAGACCACACCAACCTAGGAGAGGTCAACATCACCCTCAACGTACTGG TGCCCCCCCACACCCCGTTCTGTGAGGTGCCCAGCTCAGTGCTGTCTGGGGCAGGTGTAGAGCTCCACTGTAAGGACAAACCCAGTGTGCCCCCTCCTACCTACCTCTGGTACAAAGACAACAAGGCCCTGAGGGCCACACACACCCCTGACATCTCCtatagcatggacactgacacgGGAACGCTG AAGATTAAGAGTGTGTCCAAGGCCGACTCGGGCCAGTACCGCTGTGAAGTTTCCAATAGTGTGGGGGCGTCCAAAAGCTCTGTGGCCCATCACATGAAGGTCATAGAAT ATCCGTTGAGCATGACGACACTGATAGTCGGAGCTGTAGGCCTCTTCCTGCTCATCCTCATGTGCTGCCTGGATGTGTGTCTCCCATTGACAGGGCTGCTGCAAAAAGG GAAAAGAGGACCCGTTAGCAGACAAGGAACTGtggcagacaacttgtga